From a single Phaenicophaeus curvirostris isolate KB17595 chromosome 23, BPBGC_Pcur_1.0, whole genome shotgun sequence genomic region:
- the SRRM1 gene encoding serine/arginine repetitive matrix protein 1 isoform X10 — MDAGFFRGTSAEQDNRFSNKQKKLLKQLKFAECLEKKVDMSKVNLEVIKPWITKRVTEILGFEDDVVIEFIFNQLEVKNPDSKMMQINLTGFLNGKNAREFMGELWPLLLSAQENIAGIPTAFLELKKEEIKQRQIEQEKLASMKKQDEDKEKRDKEDKDNREKRDRSRSPRRRKSRSPSPRRRSSPVRRERKRSHSRSPHHRTKSRSATPAPEKKEATPEPEPSLKPKETIVQEATSNSDIPKAPKPEPPVPETKEASPERNSKKEREKEKEKTRQRSPSRSKSRSRSRSRSPSHSRPRRRHRSRSRSYSPRRRPSPRRRPSPRRRSPPRRMPPPPRHRRSRSPVRRRRRSSASLSGSSSSSSSSRSRSPPKKPPKRTVSSPPRKTRRLSPSASPPRRRHRPSPPASPPPKPRRSPTPQQSNRARKSRGSVSPSRASAPKHKSTEKRESPSPAPKPRKAELSESEEDKGGKMAAADSVQQRRQYRRQNQQSSSEEERPKRSNVKNGEVGRRRRHSHSRSPSPSPRKRQKEPSPRRRRSPSPPPARRRRSPSPAPPPRRRRSPSLPRRRSPSPPPRRRSPSPRRYSPPIQRRYSPSPPPKRRTASPPPPPKRRASPSPQSKRRVSHSPPPKQRSSPAAKRRSPSISSKHRKGSPPSRSNRETRSPPQNKRHSPSPRPRASHTSASPPPPRRGASASPQRRQSPSPSTRPIRRVSRTPEPKKTKASTPSPRSARRVSSSRSASGSPEPAPKKHQGPPSPARSRSPSANWSPAKKAKSPTQSPSPARNSDQEGGGKKKKKKKDKKHKKDKKHKKHKKHKKEKAAAATAAAAVAAADTTSAQEDQEAETEPKKETESEPEDNLDDLEKHLREKALRSMRKAQVSPPS; from the exons ATGGATGCGGGGTTCTTCCGC GGAACAAGCGCAGAGCAGGACAATCGCTTCAGCAACAAGCAGAAGAAGCTGTTGAAGCAGTTGAAATTTGCAGAATGCTTAGAAAAGAAG GTGGACATGAGCAAAGTAAATTTGGAAGTAATCAAACCATGGATAACAAAACGAGTAACAGAAATCCTTGGATTTGAAGATGATGTAGTAATTGAATTTATATTCAACCAGTTGGAAGTGAAG AATCCAGATTCCAAAATGATGCAAATCAACCTGACTGGTTTTTTGAATGGGAAAAATGCTAGGGAGTTCATGGGAGAACTGTGGCCACTGCTGTTAAGTGCACAAGAAAACATTGCTGGTATTCCAACTGCATTTCTGGaactgaagaaagaagaaataaaacagcgACAG ATAGAGCAAGAGAAACTGGCTTCTATGAAGAAACAAGATGAAGACAAGGAGAAGAGGGATAAGGAAGATaaagacaacagagaaaaaagagacagaTCCAGGAGTCCAAGAAG ACGCAAATCAAGGTCTCCTTCCCCTCGGAGGAGGTCGTCACCTGTCCGAAGAGAGCGGAAACGCAGTCATTCCCGCTCCCCTCATCACAGAACCAAGAGCCGCAGTGCTACTCCAGCACCGGAAAAGAAAGAGGCGACTCCTGAACCAGAACCCTCTCTGAAACCAAAGGAGACTATTGTTCAAGAGGCAACTTCAAACAG TGATATCCCAAAAGCTCCTAAACCTGAACCTCCTGTACCAGAGACTAAGGAAGCTTCACCAGAGCGTAATtcaaagaaggagagagagaaggaaaaagagaagactcGTCAAAGGTCCCCAAGTCGGTCCAAGTCAAGGTCAAGATCTCGATCACGTTCTCCATCTCATTCTCGACCCAGAAGGCGTCATAGATCACGGTCAAG GTCTTACTCCCCTAGAAGGCGACCAAGCCCGAGACGACGGCCGTCTCCGAGGAGAAGGAGCCCTCCAAGGCGAATGCCTCCCCCACCCAGACACAGAAGAAGCAGATCCCCTGTGAGGCG GAGAAGACGGTCATCAGCATCCTTATCTGGCAgcagctcttcctcctcttcctcacgTTCCCGGTCGCCACCAAAGAAGCCTCCTAAAAGAACTGTATCCAGTCCTCCTCGGAAAACGCGCAGACTCTCTCCTTCGGCAAGCCCTCCAAGACGGAGGCACAGACCATCCCCACCAGCAAGTCCACCTCCTAAACCACGTAGATCTCCAACCCCCCAGCAGTCGAATCGGGCAAGAAAAAGCCGTGGCTCTGTTTCACCTAGCAGAGCATCAG CACCTAAACACAAGAGTACTGAAAAAAGAGAATCTCCTTCACCAGCACCAAAACCAAGGAAAGCAGAACTGTCTGAATCGG AAGAAGATAAAGGAGGCAAAATGGCTGCAGCAGACTCTGTTCAGCAGAGGCGTCAGTACAGACGACAAAACCAACAGTCTTCATCTG aagaggaaagaccTAAAAGATCCAATGTGAAGAATGGGGAAGTTGGTAGACGCCGACGCCATTCACATTCACGCAGTCCATCACCGTCTCCACGAAAACGACAGAAGGAACCCTCCCCTCG gaggaggagaagcccCTCGCCCCCACCAGCTCGGCGGCGACGCTCCCCTTCGCCCGCTCCCCCTCCTCGCCGGCGGCGCTCGCCTTCCTTACCTCGTCGAAG gtCTCCATCACCACCCCCACGCAGACGCTCACCCTCTCCGCGGAGATACTCTCCGCCAATACAGAGGCGATATTCTCCTTCTCCGCCACCGAAGAGAAGAACGGCTTCTCCTCCACCCCCGCCAAAGCGAAGGGCATCCCCTTCTCCACAGTCAAAACGCAGAGTCTCCCATTCACCTCCGCCAAAACAGAGGAGCTCGCCAGCTGCTAAAAGGCGTTCACCTTCCATATCTTCCAAGCACAGGAAGGGATCTCCTCCCAGTAGGTCTAACCGGGAAACACGATCTCCACCACAAAACAAAAGGCATTCACCTTCACCACGGCCTAGAGCTTCTCATACCTCTGCAAGCCCTCCACCACCACGACGGGGAGCTTCAGCTTCACCCCAGAGAAGGCAGTCTCCGTCTCCAAGCACTAGACCCATCAGGAGGGTGTCAAGAACACCAGAACCTAAGAAGACAAA GGCTTCCACACCAAGCCCGCGATCTGCAAGGCGGGTGTCATCGTCACGGTCTGCATCAGGATCGCCTGAGCCAGCACCAAAAAAACATCAAGGACCTCCGTCGCCTGCTCGCTCTCGTTCCCCTTCTGCAAACTGGTCACCTGCAAAAAAGGCTAAAAGCCCAACTCAGAGCCCATCACCTGCAAGG AATTCAGATCAAGAAGGAggtggaaagaagaagaagaaaaagaaggataaGAAGcataaaaaggataaaaagcacaagaaacacaaaaaacataagaaggagaaaGCTGCAGCggccacagcagctgctgctgtggctgcgGCGGATACcacctcagcacaggaagaccAGGAAGCAGAGACAGAACCCAAAAAG GAGACAGAAAGCGAACCAGAGGACAACCTTGATGACCTAGAGAAACACCTGCGAGAGAAGGCACTGAGGTCGATGCGGAAGGCGCAAGTGTCACCACCATCCTAG
- the SRRM1 gene encoding serine/arginine repetitive matrix protein 1 isoform X8, which translates to MDAGFFRGTSAEQDNRFSNKQKKLLKQLKFAECLEKKVDMSKVNLEVIKPWITKRVTEILGFEDDVVIEFIFNQLEVKNPDSKMMQINLTGFLNGKNAREFMGELWPLLLSAQENIAGIPTAFLELKKEEIKQRQIEQEKLASMKKQDEDKEKRDKEDKDNREKRDRSRSPRRRKSRSPSPRRRSSPVRRERKRSHSRSPHHRTKSRSATPAPEKKEATPEPEPSLKPKETIVQEATSNSDIPKAPKPEPPVPETKEASPERNSKKEREKEKEKTRQRSPSRSKSRSRSRSRSPSHSRPRRRHRSRSRRRPSPRRRPSPRRRSPPRRMPPPPRHRRSRSPVRRRRRSSASLSGSSSSSSSSRSRSPPKKPPKRTVSSPPRKTRRLSPSASPPRRRHRPSPPASPPPKPRRSPTPQQSNRARKSRGSVSPSRASAPKHKSTEKRESPSPAPKPRKAELSESEEDKGGKMAAADSVQQRRQYRRQNQQSSSDSGSSSSSEEERPKRSNVKNGEVGRRRRHSHSRSPSPSPRKRQKEPSPRRRRRSPSPPPARRRRSPSPAPPPRRRRSPSLPRRRSPSPPPRRRSPSPRRYSPPIQRRYSPSPPPKRRTASPPPPPKRRASPSPQSKRRVSHSPPPKQRSSPAAKRRSPSISSKHRKGSPPSRSNRETRSPPQNKRHSPSPRPRASHTSASPPPPRRGASASPQRRQSPSPSTRPIRRVSRTPEPKKTKASTPSPRSARRVSSSRSASGSPEPAPKKHQGPPSPARSRSPSANWSPAKKAKSPTQSPSPARNSDQEGGGKKKKKKKDKKHKKDKKHKKHKKHKKEKAAAATAAAAVAAADTTSAQEDQEAETEPKKETESEPEDNLDDLEKHLREKALRSMRKAQVSPPS; encoded by the exons ATGGATGCGGGGTTCTTCCGC GGAACAAGCGCAGAGCAGGACAATCGCTTCAGCAACAAGCAGAAGAAGCTGTTGAAGCAGTTGAAATTTGCAGAATGCTTAGAAAAGAAG GTGGACATGAGCAAAGTAAATTTGGAAGTAATCAAACCATGGATAACAAAACGAGTAACAGAAATCCTTGGATTTGAAGATGATGTAGTAATTGAATTTATATTCAACCAGTTGGAAGTGAAG AATCCAGATTCCAAAATGATGCAAATCAACCTGACTGGTTTTTTGAATGGGAAAAATGCTAGGGAGTTCATGGGAGAACTGTGGCCACTGCTGTTAAGTGCACAAGAAAACATTGCTGGTATTCCAACTGCATTTCTGGaactgaagaaagaagaaataaaacagcgACAG ATAGAGCAAGAGAAACTGGCTTCTATGAAGAAACAAGATGAAGACAAGGAGAAGAGGGATAAGGAAGATaaagacaacagagaaaaaagagacagaTCCAGGAGTCCAAGAAG ACGCAAATCAAGGTCTCCTTCCCCTCGGAGGAGGTCGTCACCTGTCCGAAGAGAGCGGAAACGCAGTCATTCCCGCTCCCCTCATCACAGAACCAAGAGCCGCAGTGCTACTCCAGCACCGGAAAAGAAAGAGGCGACTCCTGAACCAGAACCCTCTCTGAAACCAAAGGAGACTATTGTTCAAGAGGCAACTTCAAACAG TGATATCCCAAAAGCTCCTAAACCTGAACCTCCTGTACCAGAGACTAAGGAAGCTTCACCAGAGCGTAATtcaaagaaggagagagagaaggaaaaagagaagactcGTCAAAGGTCCCCAAGTCGGTCCAAGTCAAGGTCAAGATCTCGATCACGTTCTCCATCTCATTCTCGACCCAGAAGGCGTCATAGATCACGGTCAAG AAGGCGACCAAGCCCGAGACGACGGCCGTCTCCGAGGAGAAGGAGCCCTCCAAGGCGAATGCCTCCCCCACCCAGACACAGAAGAAGCAGATCCCCTGTGAGGCG GAGAAGACGGTCATCAGCATCCTTATCTGGCAgcagctcttcctcctcttcctcacgTTCCCGGTCGCCACCAAAGAAGCCTCCTAAAAGAACTGTATCCAGTCCTCCTCGGAAAACGCGCAGACTCTCTCCTTCGGCAAGCCCTCCAAGACGGAGGCACAGACCATCCCCACCAGCAAGTCCACCTCCTAAACCACGTAGATCTCCAACCCCCCAGCAGTCGAATCGGGCAAGAAAAAGCCGTGGCTCTGTTTCACCTAGCAGAGCATCAG CACCTAAACACAAGAGTACTGAAAAAAGAGAATCTCCTTCACCAGCACCAAAACCAAGGAAAGCAGAACTGTCTGAATCGG AAGAAGATAAAGGAGGCAAAATGGCTGCAGCAGACTCTGTTCAGCAGAGGCGTCAGTACAGACGACAAAACCAACAGTCTTCATCTG ATTCTGGTTCTTCATCTTcatcagaagaggaaagaccTAAAAGATCCAATGTGAAGAATGGGGAAGTTGGTAGACGCCGACGCCATTCACATTCACGCAGTCCATCACCGTCTCCACGAAAACGACAGAAGGAACCCTCCCCTCG caggaggaggagaagcccCTCGCCCCCACCAGCTCGGCGGCGACGCTCCCCTTCGCCCGCTCCCCCTCCTCGCCGGCGGCGCTCGCCTTCCTTACCTCGTCGAAG gtCTCCATCACCACCCCCACGCAGACGCTCACCCTCTCCGCGGAGATACTCTCCGCCAATACAGAGGCGATATTCTCCTTCTCCGCCACCGAAGAGAAGAACGGCTTCTCCTCCACCCCCGCCAAAGCGAAGGGCATCCCCTTCTCCACAGTCAAAACGCAGAGTCTCCCATTCACCTCCGCCAAAACAGAGGAGCTCGCCAGCTGCTAAAAGGCGTTCACCTTCCATATCTTCCAAGCACAGGAAGGGATCTCCTCCCAGTAGGTCTAACCGGGAAACACGATCTCCACCACAAAACAAAAGGCATTCACCTTCACCACGGCCTAGAGCTTCTCATACCTCTGCAAGCCCTCCACCACCACGACGGGGAGCTTCAGCTTCACCCCAGAGAAGGCAGTCTCCGTCTCCAAGCACTAGACCCATCAGGAGGGTGTCAAGAACACCAGAACCTAAGAAGACAAA GGCTTCCACACCAAGCCCGCGATCTGCAAGGCGGGTGTCATCGTCACGGTCTGCATCAGGATCGCCTGAGCCAGCACCAAAAAAACATCAAGGACCTCCGTCGCCTGCTCGCTCTCGTTCCCCTTCTGCAAACTGGTCACCTGCAAAAAAGGCTAAAAGCCCAACTCAGAGCCCATCACCTGCAAGG AATTCAGATCAAGAAGGAggtggaaagaagaagaagaaaaagaaggataaGAAGcataaaaaggataaaaagcacaagaaacacaaaaaacataagaaggagaaaGCTGCAGCggccacagcagctgctgctgtggctgcgGCGGATACcacctcagcacaggaagaccAGGAAGCAGAGACAGAACCCAAAAAG GAGACAGAAAGCGAACCAGAGGACAACCTTGATGACCTAGAGAAACACCTGCGAGAGAAGGCACTGAGGTCGATGCGGAAGGCGCAAGTGTCACCACCATCCTAG
- the SRRM1 gene encoding serine/arginine repetitive matrix protein 1 isoform X2, translated as MDAGFFRGTSAEQDNRFSNKQKKLLKQLKFAECLEKKVDMSKVNLEVIKPWITKRVTEILGFEDDVVIEFIFNQLEVKNPDSKMMQINLTGFLNGKNAREFMGELWPLLLSAQENIAGIPTAFLELKKEEIKQRQIEQEKLASMKKQDEDKEKRDKEDKDNREKRDRSRSPRRRKSRSPSPRRRSSPVRRERKRSHSRSPHHRTKSRSATPAPEKKEATPEPEPSLKPKETIVQEATSNSDIPKAPKPEPPVPETKEASPERNSKKEREKEKEKTRQRSPSRSKSRSRSRSRSPSHSRPRRRHRSRSRSYSPRRRPSPRRRPSPRRRSPPRRMPPPPRHRRSRSPVRRRRRSSASLSGSSSSSSSSRSRSPPKKPPKRTVSSPPRKTRRLSPSASPPRRRHRPSPPASPPPKPRRSPTPQQSNRARKSRGSVSPSRASAPKHKSTEKRESPSPAPKPRKAELSESEEDKGGKMAAADSVQQRRQYRRQNQQSSSDSGSSSSSEEERPKRSNVKNGEVGRRRRHSHSRSPSPSPRKRQKEPSPRMQMEKRWQSPVMKRRRRSPSPPPARRRRSPSPAPPPRRRRSPSLPRRRSPSPPPRRRSPSPRRYSPPIQRRYSPSPPPKRRTASPPPPPKRRASPSPQSKRRVSHSPPPKQRSSPAAKRRSPSISSKHRKGSPPSRSNRETRSPPQNKRHSPSPRPRASHTSASPPPPRRGASASPQRRQSPSPSTRPIRRVSRTPEPKKTKASTPSPRSARRVSSSRSASGSPEPAPKKHQGPPSPARSRSPSANWSPAKKAKSPTQSPSPARNSDQEGGGKKKKKKKDKKHKKDKKHKKHKKHKKEKAAAATAAAAVAAADTTSAQEDQEAETEPKKETESEPEDNLDDLEKHLREKALRSMRKAQVSPPS; from the exons ATGGATGCGGGGTTCTTCCGC GGAACAAGCGCAGAGCAGGACAATCGCTTCAGCAACAAGCAGAAGAAGCTGTTGAAGCAGTTGAAATTTGCAGAATGCTTAGAAAAGAAG GTGGACATGAGCAAAGTAAATTTGGAAGTAATCAAACCATGGATAACAAAACGAGTAACAGAAATCCTTGGATTTGAAGATGATGTAGTAATTGAATTTATATTCAACCAGTTGGAAGTGAAG AATCCAGATTCCAAAATGATGCAAATCAACCTGACTGGTTTTTTGAATGGGAAAAATGCTAGGGAGTTCATGGGAGAACTGTGGCCACTGCTGTTAAGTGCACAAGAAAACATTGCTGGTATTCCAACTGCATTTCTGGaactgaagaaagaagaaataaaacagcgACAG ATAGAGCAAGAGAAACTGGCTTCTATGAAGAAACAAGATGAAGACAAGGAGAAGAGGGATAAGGAAGATaaagacaacagagaaaaaagagacagaTCCAGGAGTCCAAGAAG ACGCAAATCAAGGTCTCCTTCCCCTCGGAGGAGGTCGTCACCTGTCCGAAGAGAGCGGAAACGCAGTCATTCCCGCTCCCCTCATCACAGAACCAAGAGCCGCAGTGCTACTCCAGCACCGGAAAAGAAAGAGGCGACTCCTGAACCAGAACCCTCTCTGAAACCAAAGGAGACTATTGTTCAAGAGGCAACTTCAAACAG TGATATCCCAAAAGCTCCTAAACCTGAACCTCCTGTACCAGAGACTAAGGAAGCTTCACCAGAGCGTAATtcaaagaaggagagagagaaggaaaaagagaagactcGTCAAAGGTCCCCAAGTCGGTCCAAGTCAAGGTCAAGATCTCGATCACGTTCTCCATCTCATTCTCGACCCAGAAGGCGTCATAGATCACGGTCAAG GTCTTACTCCCCTAGAAGGCGACCAAGCCCGAGACGACGGCCGTCTCCGAGGAGAAGGAGCCCTCCAAGGCGAATGCCTCCCCCACCCAGACACAGAAGAAGCAGATCCCCTGTGAGGCG GAGAAGACGGTCATCAGCATCCTTATCTGGCAgcagctcttcctcctcttcctcacgTTCCCGGTCGCCACCAAAGAAGCCTCCTAAAAGAACTGTATCCAGTCCTCCTCGGAAAACGCGCAGACTCTCTCCTTCGGCAAGCCCTCCAAGACGGAGGCACAGACCATCCCCACCAGCAAGTCCACCTCCTAAACCACGTAGATCTCCAACCCCCCAGCAGTCGAATCGGGCAAGAAAAAGCCGTGGCTCTGTTTCACCTAGCAGAGCATCAG CACCTAAACACAAGAGTACTGAAAAAAGAGAATCTCCTTCACCAGCACCAAAACCAAGGAAAGCAGAACTGTCTGAATCGG AAGAAGATAAAGGAGGCAAAATGGCTGCAGCAGACTCTGTTCAGCAGAGGCGTCAGTACAGACGACAAAACCAACAGTCTTCATCTG ATTCTGGTTCTTCATCTTcatcagaagaggaaagaccTAAAAGATCCAATGTGAAGAATGGGGAAGTTGGTAGACGCCGACGCCATTCACATTCACGCAGTCCATCACCGTCTCCACGAAAACGACAGAAGGAACCCTCCCCTCG GATGCAGATGGAAAAGAGGTGGCAATCACCAGTGATGAAAAG gaggaggagaagcccCTCGCCCCCACCAGCTCGGCGGCGACGCTCCCCTTCGCCCGCTCCCCCTCCTCGCCGGCGGCGCTCGCCTTCCTTACCTCGTCGAAG gtCTCCATCACCACCCCCACGCAGACGCTCACCCTCTCCGCGGAGATACTCTCCGCCAATACAGAGGCGATATTCTCCTTCTCCGCCACCGAAGAGAAGAACGGCTTCTCCTCCACCCCCGCCAAAGCGAAGGGCATCCCCTTCTCCACAGTCAAAACGCAGAGTCTCCCATTCACCTCCGCCAAAACAGAGGAGCTCGCCAGCTGCTAAAAGGCGTTCACCTTCCATATCTTCCAAGCACAGGAAGGGATCTCCTCCCAGTAGGTCTAACCGGGAAACACGATCTCCACCACAAAACAAAAGGCATTCACCTTCACCACGGCCTAGAGCTTCTCATACCTCTGCAAGCCCTCCACCACCACGACGGGGAGCTTCAGCTTCACCCCAGAGAAGGCAGTCTCCGTCTCCAAGCACTAGACCCATCAGGAGGGTGTCAAGAACACCAGAACCTAAGAAGACAAA GGCTTCCACACCAAGCCCGCGATCTGCAAGGCGGGTGTCATCGTCACGGTCTGCATCAGGATCGCCTGAGCCAGCACCAAAAAAACATCAAGGACCTCCGTCGCCTGCTCGCTCTCGTTCCCCTTCTGCAAACTGGTCACCTGCAAAAAAGGCTAAAAGCCCAACTCAGAGCCCATCACCTGCAAGG AATTCAGATCAAGAAGGAggtggaaagaagaagaagaaaaagaaggataaGAAGcataaaaaggataaaaagcacaagaaacacaaaaaacataagaaggagaaaGCTGCAGCggccacagcagctgctgctgtggctgcgGCGGATACcacctcagcacaggaagaccAGGAAGCAGAGACAGAACCCAAAAAG GAGACAGAAAGCGAACCAGAGGACAACCTTGATGACCTAGAGAAACACCTGCGAGAGAAGGCACTGAGGTCGATGCGGAAGGCGCAAGTGTCACCACCATCCTAG
- the SRRM1 gene encoding serine/arginine repetitive matrix protein 1 isoform X13, translating into MMQINLTGFLNGKNAREFMGELWPLLLSAQENIAGIPTAFLELKKEEIKQRQIEQEKLASMKKQDEDKEKRDKEDKDNREKRDRSRSPRRRKSRSPSPRRRSSPVRRERKRSHSRSPHHRTKSRSATPAPEKKEATPEPEPSLKPKETIVQEATSNSDIPKAPKPEPPVPETKEASPERNSKKEREKEKEKTRQRSPSRSKSRSRSRSRSPSHSRPRRRHRSRSRSYSPRRRPSPRRRPSPRRRSPPRRMPPPPRHRRSRSPVRRRRRSSASLSGSSSSSSSSRSRSPPKKPPKRTVSSPPRKTRRLSPSASPPRRRHRPSPPASPPPKPRRSPTPQQSNRARKSRGSVSPSRASAPKHKSTEKRESPSPAPKPRKAELSESEEDKGGKMAAADSVQQRRQYRRQNQQSSSDSGSSSSSEEERPKRSNVKNGEVGRRRRHSHSRSPSPSPRKRQKEPSPRMQMEKRWQSPVMKSRRRRSPSPPPARRRRSPSPAPPPRRRRSPSLPRRRSPSPPPRRRSPSPRRYSPPIQRRYSPSPPPKRRTASPPPPPKRRASPSPQSKRRVSHSPPPKQRSSPAAKRRSPSISSKHRKGSPPSRSNRETRSPPQNKRHSPSPRPRASHTSASPPPPRRGASASPQRRQSPSPSTRPIRRVSRTPEPKKTKASTPSPRSARRVSSSRSASGSPEPAPKKHQGPPSPARSRSPSANWSPAKKAKSPTQSPSPARNSDQEGGGKKKKKKKDKKHKKDKKHKKHKKHKKEKAAAATAAAAVAAADTTSAQEDQEAETEPKKETESEPEDNLDDLEKHLREKALRSMRKAQVSPPS; encoded by the exons ATGATGCAAATCAACCTGACTGGTTTTTTGAATGGGAAAAATGCTAGGGAGTTCATGGGAGAACTGTGGCCACTGCTGTTAAGTGCACAAGAAAACATTGCTGGTATTCCAACTGCATTTCTGGaactgaagaaagaagaaataaaacagcgACAG ATAGAGCAAGAGAAACTGGCTTCTATGAAGAAACAAGATGAAGACAAGGAGAAGAGGGATAAGGAAGATaaagacaacagagaaaaaagagacagaTCCAGGAGTCCAAGAAG ACGCAAATCAAGGTCTCCTTCCCCTCGGAGGAGGTCGTCACCTGTCCGAAGAGAGCGGAAACGCAGTCATTCCCGCTCCCCTCATCACAGAACCAAGAGCCGCAGTGCTACTCCAGCACCGGAAAAGAAAGAGGCGACTCCTGAACCAGAACCCTCTCTGAAACCAAAGGAGACTATTGTTCAAGAGGCAACTTCAAACAG TGATATCCCAAAAGCTCCTAAACCTGAACCTCCTGTACCAGAGACTAAGGAAGCTTCACCAGAGCGTAATtcaaagaaggagagagagaaggaaaaagagaagactcGTCAAAGGTCCCCAAGTCGGTCCAAGTCAAGGTCAAGATCTCGATCACGTTCTCCATCTCATTCTCGACCCAGAAGGCGTCATAGATCACGGTCAAG GTCTTACTCCCCTAGAAGGCGACCAAGCCCGAGACGACGGCCGTCTCCGAGGAGAAGGAGCCCTCCAAGGCGAATGCCTCCCCCACCCAGACACAGAAGAAGCAGATCCCCTGTGAGGCG GAGAAGACGGTCATCAGCATCCTTATCTGGCAgcagctcttcctcctcttcctcacgTTCCCGGTCGCCACCAAAGAAGCCTCCTAAAAGAACTGTATCCAGTCCTCCTCGGAAAACGCGCAGACTCTCTCCTTCGGCAAGCCCTCCAAGACGGAGGCACAGACCATCCCCACCAGCAAGTCCACCTCCTAAACCACGTAGATCTCCAACCCCCCAGCAGTCGAATCGGGCAAGAAAAAGCCGTGGCTCTGTTTCACCTAGCAGAGCATCAG CACCTAAACACAAGAGTACTGAAAAAAGAGAATCTCCTTCACCAGCACCAAAACCAAGGAAAGCAGAACTGTCTGAATCGG AAGAAGATAAAGGAGGCAAAATGGCTGCAGCAGACTCTGTTCAGCAGAGGCGTCAGTACAGACGACAAAACCAACAGTCTTCATCTG ATTCTGGTTCTTCATCTTcatcagaagaggaaagaccTAAAAGATCCAATGTGAAGAATGGGGAAGTTGGTAGACGCCGACGCCATTCACATTCACGCAGTCCATCACCGTCTCCACGAAAACGACAGAAGGAACCCTCCCCTCG GATGCAGATGGAAAAGAGGTGGCAATCACCAGTGATGAAAAG caggaggaggagaagcccCTCGCCCCCACCAGCTCGGCGGCGACGCTCCCCTTCGCCCGCTCCCCCTCCTCGCCGGCGGCGCTCGCCTTCCTTACCTCGTCGAAG gtCTCCATCACCACCCCCACGCAGACGCTCACCCTCTCCGCGGAGATACTCTCCGCCAATACAGAGGCGATATTCTCCTTCTCCGCCACCGAAGAGAAGAACGGCTTCTCCTCCACCCCCGCCAAAGCGAAGGGCATCCCCTTCTCCACAGTCAAAACGCAGAGTCTCCCATTCACCTCCGCCAAAACAGAGGAGCTCGCCAGCTGCTAAAAGGCGTTCACCTTCCATATCTTCCAAGCACAGGAAGGGATCTCCTCCCAGTAGGTCTAACCGGGAAACACGATCTCCACCACAAAACAAAAGGCATTCACCTTCACCACGGCCTAGAGCTTCTCATACCTCTGCAAGCCCTCCACCACCACGACGGGGAGCTTCAGCTTCACCCCAGAGAAGGCAGTCTCCGTCTCCAAGCACTAGACCCATCAGGAGGGTGTCAAGAACACCAGAACCTAAGAAGACAAA GGCTTCCACACCAAGCCCGCGATCTGCAAGGCGGGTGTCATCGTCACGGTCTGCATCAGGATCGCCTGAGCCAGCACCAAAAAAACATCAAGGACCTCCGTCGCCTGCTCGCTCTCGTTCCCCTTCTGCAAACTGGTCACCTGCAAAAAAGGCTAAAAGCCCAACTCAGAGCCCATCACCTGCAAGG AATTCAGATCAAGAAGGAggtggaaagaagaagaagaaaaagaaggataaGAAGcataaaaaggataaaaagcacaagaaacacaaaaaacataagaaggagaaaGCTGCAGCggccacagcagctgctgctgtggctgcgGCGGATACcacctcagcacaggaagaccAGGAAGCAGAGACAGAACCCAAAAAG GAGACAGAAAGCGAACCAGAGGACAACCTTGATGACCTAGAGAAACACCTGCGAGAGAAGGCACTGAGGTCGATGCGGAAGGCGCAAGTGTCACCACCATCCTAG